The stretch of DNA cttcgaatccagccctttcatcatgggcggagcccccgggatctgatcgatcctagCATCATATGTTTCAAATTTTTTGTCGTTGTCTtcaactcgttttgtgagttcctcgagcagtttagcaatttcaggagcggttCCTGATTTTCGCTCGTTCGATTTCACTGTGTCGGGCTTCGTTCTGGGGGTTACTTCTCGAAGAAGTGGATTGGAGTTTGGATTActttgcatatgagtttggctctgcaactgagctatcgctacttgttgggcttgtagcatttagaaaatcatacgcaagctgaccccgatttttcccgtgctgtgggtgtctcgggctatgggccTAGCGCCACCCTGGATACTTCTTTCCTGCTCGGAACgttgattcgcttctagagctattcgtgaattgatatctactggtacttcggctcgaatttcgggttcctcgattcgagcctcgttgccgttgttgggtagcctttcggccacgggcaccaagttgttggtttcatcctgaaggccggCTTTGAGGTCGATTGGCGGAGCCATTGCTGGTATGAAGTTGTAAGCGGGAGTGTActgtatatttgtatcaaataatcacttgttatccttagccccacggtgggcgccaaactgtttacccgaaaaatcgaataacgttgaatttatgtatggttctaagggcaagtagattcctTTTATCTGAAAATAATAATACACGTATTTATGGtgcaaaaatagaaaatgatgaacaagatatttagtgagctttagaaagataaatATAATGAATTCTTAATCCCATCGAAGGtctcttctattacaatctatcttcccttttatagccaaggatcactattttatctatagcaacatgatggaataatattactagtggaggacccatgatggtgtgtctcctccttaattcccgtcgagattctctcctttTGTGCGGTTGTAATAGCTTTTTGTCTGTgaactcgataccgactcgagctcgacatcggatcggaacctcggccttggtttcgagttaggtgatcactttcgggcatcgatgttcgggacctgtatcggtcgacgttacctcggtcgattcgaaCGCCCCGAGCTCGACGCCCCCATTTCGAAATTCGTTCAGGttctccatgaagataccccTTGACTGAAATGCCATCCTCAATCGATCTTCATGatcgaggatcggttttaaccgtatacaaaatCAGACGCCATACGACGTTTCGATCTGCACAAACCAAAAGAAGGCAGCACCCTTAATTGGGGGTCATCTTTCTATTTGTTTTCTCGGAAACGATTTGGCACGTCAAAAATAGCAAATATAGGAGATATTAATTCCTATTAAGATATCTCTTTATGACATTATAACATGGAGTAACATATTTACATATTGTAGAAGTCTTCGTCATTTAAAATTTGTAGTAATAGACATAGTTTATTGTATAAATAGATTAATTTCAATATAAAATCAAAAGTAACTCAATAAAATCATTTAATATTAAACATGTGTAGAAATGAAAACTTATTTTAGAAATATACATGATACCAAAGTGATTAACATTTTCTTGCGTAGGTTTTTAGTGTTCGTCGTAACCTTTTGAAATATTTATAGGCAAGGTTTATAAGTTCACCAAATACTATAGAGAAAATGAATGTCAAaatataaagagaaaaaaagagaaaacagTAAGGGTTATAACAGGTAAAACAGAAAGAAAATTGTAGGGGAGTAATTTGCAATTCACGACATTTTTGGGGGAAACGCAAGAACCTTCATTTGCAATAATGTTCGGCGATCAATCTTTTGTCAACACATCTTCGGAGGAAATTTCTACGTCATTTCCCTTAAGGGCAAATATCTTATATATTACTGGGATCGCCAAATCATTGAACATGACAGATTTTGATAATActtgaaatgaaaataaaaaCGAGCGTTACAAGGAAAAAAAAGAATTACAGTGGGTGATTGTAATTTACTACATTTTGTAGACAGTGGAGAAGCCGAGATAGATTttggattcaaaatttaaaaatgtaaTCATACAAAGAAAACAAGGGAATTCAACATCCACTGTTCATACATTGATTTTataatatacaatataattttaAGAAAATGGTTCACCCTTGCGCCCCTAGATCCGCCCCGTATTTGCACAGGGATAACGTAACTATATCATCCGATTTTGTAACCATGTTTGATGATCAATATTTTTGTCTACATCTTAGAAGGAAATTTCGAGGTCATTTCatcaaagaaaaatcaagatgtCATTACTGCCATATCTCAAGTATGAGCGTGAGCTTTCAAATGCCAAAAATCATGCCACGGTCTTCTTTGCAAATACTGTAGTGTGCACTCTCCCTGTATCATTTCATATCAACTTTTTTatgaaaaaagacaaaaaaatattTGTATTCAATCTTTGCGCCAAATGAATATATGGATAACATGTTCTCTACGTATATAAAAAAACATTTATCACCTAAATACGATTAATTAGTTCTTCAATTTCTAACTAGTGCTCCCTAGAGTTAAATTAACTTGTTTGGACAACATTAAATTCCAAAGGAAGAAGAGAATAAAAATCATAATAATAGCTGAAAGATTGGAACCTGTATTCTTTTCCTTATCTGGTAAGGCCATTATATTGGAAAAGTCTTGTAGAAACTTACTACTAATTTtatatgatttcaaaagagaataTCTGAAGTAATTTTACTTGATTTGAAAATTAAGGTTACTATTAAAAGAAACACCTcgaattttttattttgaaaactaaATGCAAATTTGGTGTTTTGACAGTTTATAAGCATGTTTTAGAGTACAACTTTTAAAATCAATATTCTTTAATTTTAGATTTTAGAATAAAATAATATGTTTTGCTTGTCTtttgaaaagtaattttttttaaaagaagaaaaacctaaaaaggTACGTGCAATGCAAATACAATGGCTTTCTCAAAAATATTCGAGAAAAAAACTACTGTCCACAAGCATATCGAAGAAACTATGTAACCATTATAGTACAACATAATTATGAAGTTGAAGGCGTATTTCCCGAATATAAATGAACCGAAACATTGAGGTGTCTTATTCCCTAGGAGAGGATTGCACGAAAACGTAATAACATGAAATTGAGGAAAAAAGCACTAATTAGAAGAAACTAAATAAAAGGGGAGGCGGTCTGATATGGTTTTTGAGAGATTGTTTTTTGAAAACATTTACATGACTCTATGTTCTATTATTCTTTTTCGCTTAATTTGTCTAACAATGTTTATGACCTTTATAAACAAATTTTGAGAGACCTTCCGGAATTTTTTACAGAACAAAATTCTGAAAAACAACAATTATCGAAAcacctttttttgtttttttttgttttaaagaTCATATTTTTTCTGTCTCAAGTTATGCGTCATACTTTCATTTTTAGTTTATTtcgcaaaaaaaaaaatcatactttcttatttgaaaataatttgacTTTAAACTTCCTATTTTACCCTTAGTGAGATGAATTATAGCACATAAATATTTATGGCTTGATTTaaactacaagtttcaaaagtctcaTTTCCTTTCTTAGACTTTGTGCCTAGCTAAACGCTGCCATATAAATTggacggagggagtattaaaGAGTAAAGTACTCCTTTATTGCATAATAGTATTTACGCTTTTCTTTCTAGTTTGTTCCAAAAAGaatattatttttctatatttgagATCCCTTTATATTCATGTAATTATGAATTTGAACACGTAAAGTTCAAATCCGAGATCCACTTCGCTACATGCTCTTATAcccataaaaatattataatatatttaaaattacaagTTTTCCTAGTACTTTTGACATAGCCCAAAAAGCTTTGTTTTTCTCTTAAATATTATGCCCAGTCGAAAATCTTCATACATGAAATGGAGCGGatgaagtattttcttttcatagaAATATTTCCAAAAATCTGTGTTGTCGCACAAATCCTCAAATCAACCACGCACATTTGTGGAAAAGAATTATAAATTCCTGGTATTTCACCAAATCAATGACTATATGACCTGTCTTAGCGTAAATTTACATAACACTTGCCACTTAATCATAACTAAATATACTATTGATAATGTATTATTACCAAACTTTGCATGCCAAAAGCGTACGTACCAATTATCATGTTGTTCTTTTCTGTCGGGCCTCGGCTATTTAGTTGGTCGTGGACAAAGAGCAATACCTTCTCCATGAAATATCTCCTAATTCAATCTACGTACTCTGTGGTAACCTGAATAGAATCTATATCTCAAAGCTTCTACTCTTTTCTAGTTGCTCTAACCACTCTTTAAGGTCTGACACTCTGCATGTTTCTTCTTGAATTATATGTTTGTTGATGATCAGCTTTTGATTCTCCATTTGGCTTGATAATTCATGTCATGTTAAGACAATCATCACCATGTAGAAAGAATATAGATACTTCATATATAATAAGTTGCATTCATTTTTGCTGCTTGACATTCTCATAAAGCTTGGTTTTTGCTCTTGTACAGGCACTGTTTGAACATGGAAAGGAAGCATCTTTGGGCTGCTCTCCTTTTATTGGCCATTGCCTGCTTTGTATTTCCTGCTTCCTCTGATAGTTTGCTAAGAATTAGTCTGAAGAAGCGACAATTAGATATCAGTAGCTTAAATGCAGCCAATGTAGCTAGACTTGAAGACAGATATGGGAAGCATGTGATGAAGGACatacaaaagaagaagaagaagaagaaatctgACAAAGATTCAGATATCGTCTCCTTAAAGAACTATTTGGATGCTCAATATTATGGAGAGATTAGTATTGGTTCACCCCCTCAAAATTTCACTGTCATATTTGATACAGGGAGTTCTAATCTCTGGGTTCCATCATCAAGATGTTATTTCTCTGTAAGTTGTGCTTCTTTTTAGTTAATGTTCAAGTTCTATGTGCTAACGGCGCAAAGGTTAGTTATATAATCAGGTCACTTATAAGGTAATTACATGTACATCTCTATAAGAAAACATTAATTGGTAAGATGGtacttaattgttgctatcacaAGTTAAACTATACTGATAGTAACAAAAATCTTTACACTTTTAGTGTATATAACTTGAATTCTTTTGTTCCTTTGTTGAATTACCGGTTTATACAGTATAATTTTTCCTTAAACTTGAATTATTCCAGATTGCATGCTGGATCCATTCCAAGTACAAGGCACGCAAGTCTAGTACATACACAAAAAAAGGTGATGATCATATCATAGTTTAATGTTATAGTTCTTTCACATTAATTGATAGACAAGTAGTTATTTATTGATGGTTTCTGATTATATTTGATGTTTATTCTGATCCAGGAGAATCTTGTTCAATCCACTATGGATCTGGATCAATTTCAGGATTTCTTAGTCAAGATAATGTTCAAGTTGGTGACCTTCTAGTCACGGATCAGGTGAATTCTGGCTTGACAGTAACTCATCACTCTCATATTTTGGTCCTTTCTGTTCTTCTTAAAACACAATGGATGAGAAATTTACATGAACTACTTCAGGTCTTTATCGAGGCGACACGAGAACCAAGTATTACATTTATAGTGGCAAAGTTTGATGGAATACTTGGGCTTGGTTTCAAGGAAATTGCTGTTGGAAACACTACACCTCTCTGGTAATAATGCCTGCAATTCATTTGTTCACTTCAGTTTTTAACCAATTCtatcttgtttttctttcttctcaaTTTTTGGAATCTTGTCTGTTTGATTCATGATCTATGTGCAGGTACAATATGGTGAAGCAAGATCTCGTAAAGGAGCCTGTGTTCTCTTTCTGGCTTAATCGCGATACAAATGCAAAAGAGGGAGGTGAACTTGTTTTTGGTGGTGTTGATCCAAAACACTTCAAGGATAAACATACTTATGTTCCT from Nicotiana tomentosiformis chromosome 11, ASM39032v3, whole genome shotgun sequence encodes:
- the LOC104111394 gene encoding cyprosin-like, which produces MERKHLWAALLLLAIACFVFPASSDSLLRISLKKRQLDISSLNAANVARLEDRYGKHVMKDIQKKKKKKKSDKDSDIVSLKNYLDAQYYGEISIGSPPQNFTVIFDTGSSNLWVPSSRCYFSIACWIHSKYKARKSSTYTKKGESCSIHYGSGSISGFLSQDNVQVGDLLVTDQVFIEATREPSITFIVAKFDGILGLGFKEIAVGNTTPLWYNMVKQDLVKEPVFSFWLNRDTNAKEGGELVFGGVDPKHFKDKHTYVPLTQKGYWQFKMGDFSIGNQSTGFCEGGCAAIVDSGTSLLAGPTAVVTQVNHAIGAEGVLSMECKETISQYGEMIWDLLVSGVTADQICLQAGLCYLNGAQHFSSNIRTVVEKENEGSSIGEAPLCTACEMAVIWMQNQLKQKTTKESVIEYVNQLCEKLPSPTGQSVIDCNSISSMPNVTFNIGDKDFVLTPEQYILKTGEGIATICLSGFVALDVPPPRGPLWILGNVFMGVYHTVFDYGNLQLGFAEAA